The region ccgtgTACTTCTGTCCCTGGGGCTGAAAACCCTCCTGACTTCATGCatctttgtttgcagatgaccTCATCCCACCATTGGACTTGCTCGAAATGATTGTCAACTGGATTTTTGAGGACCCAAGGTTGATTCTCATCACCTTTTTAAATACTCCAATCGCAGCCAACCTCCCAGTGGGATTTTTAGAGCTCACCCCGCTCACTGGGCTGATCCGCTGGTGTGTGAAGGCTCCTCTGGCttacagaaggaagaagaagccCTCCTTATCCAACGGCCACGTCGCTCCCAAAGTCACGAAGGACTCGGGGGGGATGGACAGGGACTCCCACCTCTTGTACTCAAAGCTGCACCTCAGCGTCCTGCAGGTTCTCATGATGCTCCAGGTGCACTTAACTGAGAAGAACCTGTACGGGCGCCTGGGGCTCATCCTCTTTGACCACATGGTCCCGCTGGTGGAGGAGATCAACAGATTGGCGGATGAACTGAACCCCCTCAATGCCTCCCAGGAGATCGAGCTTTCCCTGGACCGGCTCGCACAGGCTTTGCAGGTGGCCATGGCCTCTGGAGCCCTGCTGTGCACGAGAGGTGGGTCCTTTCCCTGCCCGGGCCTCCCCAGGGGCGGGGATACCACCCAATGGGAAGAAACAGGGGCTCCTAGACACACACTGTTTTCTGCTTCTTTTAGGACTTCTTTCCTCTTAGTGAAtacagggaagagggtgggagtcGCGGAACTCACCCAGGTAGAACACTGGCCGTGACATCTCTGTGTCTCCTGACTGTTTTGCCCAGGCCCAGGGACTCTTCAGAGCATGGATAATAATAGCTTAATATCCTCCCTCTTGgagagtcttttctttttctgcatttcttttttattgaggcctaatttatatacaataaaacGCACATGTTTAAGTGCATGAAACATTCCCGTCACCGGTTTTGAGGGTTCCTTAGTTCTGCGTTTCAGTGCTCAGACTGTCCGAGGAGAACGATCTGGTGACACACTTGTGTTTGCTTTCTGACTGTTGGCTCACAGACGTTGCCTCCGGCCCAAGTGGTGGTCCCAGGTCATGGGCTTCCCGAATCCTGTCTTGCTCTGTGACTGCCTTGGGCATCTGACTTGCTGTCTCTGGGCCCTTTCCCAGCCATCTAACAAATTACCAGTAGAGCTACCCACTTCCCTAAGTGATGGATTCTGTTTGGGACCTACTTTGTTAAAGCGAAAATTGAAGAGAAAGAGAACTCAGTTTCTAATTGATGCCAGGAAGCTGTCGTGTAAGGCATCATTACTGTCTTGCTAGCGGCCTGGAACATCAGGGAATTGCTCATCTCGTTGTCTCAAATCTGTTCCTAATTCTGTATCTCCTTAATTTCAGATGACCTGAGAACCTTGTGCTCCAGGCTGCCGCATAATAAGTAAGTGCCTGCTCAAGACTTCTAGATGGGCTGGAGTGGAGGTTGAGGGGGCTGGAGTACAAGGCAGGGCAGACCCCTTGTTCAGGCTTCCTTGGGGAGGGCTGGTCTGCAGGCTATAGAGCTTCTGTTTACAAGGGGCCCCCCAAAGGACCTGACAGTAAGTGGGGGATGGATTAATAGCGTGACCCACGTGAGAGGAGGCCCAAGGAGAGAGCAGGTCAAAGGAATGGAAGAAACGGCCATCAGGGAAGAAAGCGGTGCTCACTGAGTCAGCACGTGTGTGTCGAGGTGGTGGTGCACATGCACTGTTGGTGACATTGTGGCTGCCCAGCCCTTTGGGGAATACTGCAGAGACACAGCCCTGGGGCACAGCGTGTCGGTGAGGCCAGCGCCTTGGTGTCTGGCAGCACAGACCAGGTCCTGAGCTCAGTTCCATGTGTGGTTTGCTGTGGCACTGACTGAGCCTCGGTGCCCCCTTGTCAAGTGGTGGCAGTCACTCACCTGCCTTACAGGGTTGCAGCGAGGTTTCAACGAGGTGGTGTTTGTAAAATTCTTAGCCCAGTCCATGGCACCCCGAGGTCTCTCCATGAATGGTGGTTATTGTCGTAATCTGGGGGGAGCAGTGGGAATGGTGATGAGAAGCAGGAGCTGCGGTCACAGCTGCTGGTGAGAGTTCCAGCCGTGCAGCTTCCTGTCTACGGGACCTCAGCCGAGTTTCTTATCTCCCGTTAcctcctttttcactgtaaaatcgagaaAATAATAGTACCTGTTTCACGtccccctgcctcctctcccctgccctcccctccgccCACGTCATAGGATTTTGGTGAGGATTAATTGAGCAGAAACACagaaagcacttagaatagtacTTAACGTGTAATAAGCACCTAAGAAGTGGTAGCCGCTGTCACTTTTACTGTTACTTGTATAAGTTAGCAGTTTCTCTTGATCTAGTTAATTTCACTGAATCTAAGAAGCAGAAAATTACCTGCACAAAAATGTTTCATGCAAATAATGTAGCATTATTAGCAGCAGGAAGCTGGAAGCAGCCTAGCCCTAGTCCGGTAGCACAGAGACACTTAGTAAGTTAGTAGTGATACATCACAAGGAGGAAACATGATGTGTCTGCCAAAAACAGGTGTTGGGGTGACTGTGAGGAAATGTTGCTGGTTGAAGGCTGAAGGCTGAACTCTTGTGCACACGGTAGTGTGCACACGGCAGGGTTTACAGGAGCGAGGACAGCGAAGTTCAGTTAGTCGGATGATCAATGTGGTTCTCTCTTAAGATGGTCACGCTAGTTTTTAACATAGGGGCCCCAGGGCTGGCGTTGgcaggcagtgtggacagagggTGAGCGCCCACCAGGCCCTACCGCACTGTGCGTGCACCCAACTGCCCAGAGCCTGACCAGCAGCCCTGCCAGGGCCGAAAGTGTGGGCAGGCCTGTCGCGCTGGTCACGTGTAATATGAGGCTGGAGGGCAGGCCAGATCCTCCTTCACGGCTGATGGGCGAGCGGAGCTACCTCCAGAGGATAGGTGTCCCTGCTGGTCTGGCTCCACGTCGGACTCTGCTGGGAGGGGCGGCTCTGGTCAGGCGTCCAGGCAGTGAACcggagagggtggagggaggtggtcCCTGATGGAACAAAATGGCCCTCCTTGAGATGTTCTGTCAGCAGGACGGACAGCTTGTCCAGAGGCCTCCCCACCCTCGGGAACCCATGCTGTTCCTTCtcgttcattctttttttcttctgggcTTCAGGAAAGTCCCCTGCGTCTGGGGACATTGTTAATACGAGTGGCATCTCTTCCCCACCTTGCAGTGATCCCTTTGTGATCTTTCCCATCTTTGTGCATAGCTTTTACTGAGTATTCAATGTTTCCAGGGCATTAAAATAGTGACCGAGTATAAATCCTTTATCTTCTTAGTGTTGTAACTAGGGGTCCCCATTAGAATCCTCTGGAACTTCTCATCAGTCCATCTCTGAGGTGGGGGCTAGTACAGGACTCTCAACGTCAGGATCATGTGAAAGGCCCGCTTTCATGTGGCTTTGCTTCGAATTCAGTTAGGACTCAGTCGTGGAGAATGACTTTGAGAATTTTCCTGTCTGCCGTTTTTGCTGCGGTGCCTCAGTGGTGGACAGTTGAGGCTACAGCGGATGCTGACTGCAGTGGCCCCTGTACCAGAGGTTGAGGCTGCCCCCAAGCTTCTGTGGACAgcgggccccctccctccccgtccTGCAGGATCCTGGCTTTTCCCACTGCGGGCCCCTCCTCTCTCCCGGCCCCAGTCTAAATCCTGCCACCTCCAGATCACCTCCTCCCGCTCCTCCCCGGCCACGAGCCACCCTCCGTCCTCCCTGGGCTCGCAAGTTTCCCCGACTGGAAACTTGCCTGTTCTGTCCCCGCATCTGGTGCCTGTGCTGGCATGTGTGTGAGCACCACCTCGGTGTCCCAggcttccctcctctctcccccgcAGCGCCCAGTCCAGGGGCCTGCCTAGATGCCGCATGTCAGGGGAACTTGTTGGAACCAGTGTGTCCTGATCCTTCTCCTTGTGTTCGCAGCCTGCTCCAGCTGGTCATCTCGGGCCCGGTGCAGCAGTCACCACACGCCGCGCTCCCTCCCGGGTTCTACCCTCACATCCATACGCCCCCGCTGGGCTATGGAGCCGTACCGGCCCACCCCGCTGCCCACCCCGCCCTGCCCACACACCCCGGACACACCTTCATCTCAGGCATGACGTTCCCATTCAGGCCCATCCGCTAGGCTGGCCCACTGCGTATCGCCGACTGGCACCGTGCCTTCTGCGCCTGGGTTGGAGGAAGCCTTCCAGGAGAAGGGCGGCCAACCCTGTGGAGGAGGGCCTGGCGGCCCCTCCTCACTGGCAGAACTGTGTGGGTGCGAAAGTTCTGTGACATCGCAGTCCAGGTGCCTCCCACCTGGTCACATTCGTCAAAGTCTAGATGGAAGGAGAAATGTCCAGCCCTCTGCGCAGCCATGTGGACATCTTTAAAAGCCACCAGGTCTGTGAGCCTGAGTGTCATTTCAGACACGTGCTCCGAGCCTGTGCTGTCGGAGCGCGGACGGAGAAGCAGCGTTTGCaagtccatctgtctgtctggctTCCTTGTGAATGGGCCGTGTCCCCGCCGCGGACACAGGCGCTTCAACAGCTCCGTGGGCCCAAAGCTGCACCACTGGCTCACACTGCACTGGGTGCCGCTCGGGGAAACCTGTGAGGCTCGCCCGTCACCAGGGAGCGGAGCTTCTCTGTTTTATTGGGGTCTCTCAGTTTTCCTTTCAGATGTTCAAATAAATTTTTTCCAAACAGTTTTATAGACCTGATGGAATGTGTTTTAAAACCAGTACCTGCGCGCCTGGCTGGTGTCCTCCCCAGTCCGCAGTGCGCACGGTGAGAAGGAGGGGCGCGGTGCTAGCCGCTTCTTCGGGCAGAGACACTGCGGAGAGCTCCCGCCGGGCAGCTGGGGTCTGTCTGCTTCAGTTACGGGCTCGTTCTTCCCTCCGGCGCAAAAGTCGGTCCTCAGGAGTTTCCTCCAGCACGCGACTGGAAGGTACCTGCTCCAGGTCCTCACTCACTAGTCTGCGGAGGAGGGAAAGTAATCAGTAACCACGGCGCTGGGCTCCCCGGCTAAACAGCAGGAACGAGAGGTGGTCGCAGCCAACAGTGAGCAGCGAGACTAAGATTAGCCTGTAGGCACGAAATCTAACCCTGTGGTGGGTTCTCCTCCTGTGCCGGCTGCAGGCCGAGACCTGGGAGACCAGATGGAACcgggctgtgcatgtgtgtgtttttgaCGTCTGTAGTTGAAGGCCTCCCTCAAGGAAATGCAGTTGCGCTGTAAGGGCCGCCCTTGTTGCCAAGGTGCACGACCACGTGTGTTTTCTCAGGGACTTGAGCCCATGACCTTCCTGAGCCCCCAGAGTGCTCAGCGGGGTTTTGGCCGCCACAGCTGGCATCTCGGAACCGGCCAGCAAGTGAAGCCTAGCGGGCATTTTAATAGCTTTTGAGAGCTCTGAACTAGGAGGAAATTCCCTTCTCTTGGAGTTTGATTCCATTATCCCTGTGTTTCCTGTTCACGTATCAGTCTCGTGTCAGGGCAGGAACCGCAGTCAGGTCTCTGCTTCCATCCGTCTTGGTGGGACACACCTGAGAAACTAAGGAGGTAGCACTTGCTGGTTCTTGGCATTTAACTCTGGCACCAAGTGCTTCTGAAAAGGGTGGAAGAGGGGCTGTCCCACTGCTTCCTAGTTAGCGGATCCCTGAGCCTGGCTCTCAGAAGGTGGTCGTCGCCATCCGTGTCCAGGGCTAGATGGTTGTGGCTCCTCTTAGACTCAAGGCGGTTTTTACCAAactttgggaaaaaaaggaaaaatgtaggAAATAAAGCCACTAGAGCCACAGACTTGCTTTGTGGTATTTTGAGCAGTATGTGGGCAATTAAGCCAGCCAATTAAAAATCATATGCCTCCTATTTAgtaattatgtgccaggcacttgctAAGTGTTTTACATCCACTAAAAATTGATACATGAGAAAATATTAGGCAAcatataaaactaaatatatcTCACAGAGTATTTAAAAAACCACAGATTAATCAATTCCAATTTTATAAATGAGTGAAGGACACGAACCAAAACTTAAtagaagagaaaacacaaatgaccaataaatacAGAAAGGTCCTAAAACTGGTAACTAGGGACGTCTAAAAGGGAGCCACCGTTTCCCACCAGACTGGTGAAACGGGAAGTTGTCACCGAAGGTGCAGGGAGGAAGGAGCCCAGCGTGCAGTGGAGCAAATCCACTTAGCCACTCTGATGAAATCAGAAGGTAAAATGATCCTGTGACCCCTCCATGCTGAAAACAAAAAGAGATGTTCAAGGTTATTAAGGGCTGTATTATTTGTTTCTTAAGTAACAGTTTTATGGAGAGAGAATTCACATACTCGGTTCGCTAATTGaatgtgtacagttcagtggttttcagtcTATTGACAGCTAtgccaccatcaccactgtcatCTCAGAACATCCCACCgtccccaaaagaaaccctgtacctgttacagtcactgcccctcccagcccctgaccACCCCTAGTCTACGTtgtctttatgaatttgccttttctggatatttcacatAGATGGAATTCTACCGTATTGTTCCTTTGTGCCTGGCTtgtttcagttagcataatgtgtTCCAGGTTCCTCCGTATTGTGTTAGTTCTTCcctactttttatggctgaatgatgcTGCACTGTGTGGCAGCCCACGTTTTGTCTGTCCATCTATTAGTTGATGGGCGTTTAAGCCCTTTGGCTTTTATGaatgctgctgctgtgaacatttgtgtacaaggtTCTGTGTGAACATGTGTTTGACTCTCTTGGAAAGaaagatacacatatacatatacacatacactatGAAAATGCTGGGTGCGGTATTTTTTAATAAGGAAAGTGACTACTAGGATTtattaagtaaaaagaaaagaggcccagagaagtgtGTAGAGTGTGctaccttttttttaaaccatttttgagAAATTGAAATATcgttaatttacagtgttgtgtaatGTGCTACCTCTGGCAAAAGTATAAATTGAAATGAAGGAAggataaaagaataataaagtagTGGCttaggggaagagggaggagcaaGGTGAAgcaacagaaatggaaataagaattCTCATGACCCTTGTTTTGTAGTTTTGACTTTGGGACCATGTAAATGTTTGACTTGTTTAAGTCATCAGAAACACAGAGCAAACTGAAGCAGATGAGATTAACTTGGTATCTGAGCTGCTAGCAAAACcacacagaaaggaaaatttccagtttctttaaaacatagttaaaatatagtattttaatGATTCCTATGCCTTCAACTTATGAAATCATGTTTAACatcaccaatttttttaaaatgcatattaaagCAATGAGGTAATTTTTGCCCATCACAGTGCTGGTTATTTTGTTTGTCTGGGGGGGAagtgattagatttatttatttttaatggaggtactggggattgaacccaggacctggtgcacactcagcacacattctaccactaaACTATATACCTTCCCCTCCAACATTAACAGTTATTCACAAAATTTGTGTTTAGCAAGTGTATGTGGCAGAATTATTAGCCATCTCCAACCAGCCATCCGTCTCCTTGATAAAGAACTACATTTGGGGCAAATACTTGACAGGCACCTGTTCCGGGGAGGTTGGGCCCTTCCTTGGAGTGAATCGTGATTAGTCTATACCAGCACGTGCTTCCACACCTCTGGTCAGAATTTGGTTATGTAATGAGCAGGGGCTGTGACTCTGGCCAGTGTGGGGTCAGGTCTGAGAGAATGGCCTCCTGGGAAGTCCCCCAAACGGACCCAAAGCGGAGACACCTGTTTCGGTGTTGGTTGGACACTTGCTGAGGATGTCGTGCCTCTAGTCTTAGGACGTAGGTATCTTGCAGTCCTCTTGGGAATCCTCTAGGTCATTGAGGTGTCTTTGGGCCACTAAGTTGACCAACCCTCGAACCTCCTCCCATTGCACTTCTTGTTACATGAGATAAGCATTTTCCTCTctaagccagtttttttttttacattttttattgattcataatcattttacagtgttgtgtcaaattccagtgttcagcacaatttttcagtcattcatggacatatacacactcattgtcacatttttttctctgtgatttatcataacattttgtgtatatttccctgtgctatacagtgtaatcttgtttatctattctacaattttgaaatcccagtctatcccttcccaccctctaccccgcccccccccccccccggtaaccacaagtctgtattctctgtccatgagtctatttctgtcctatatttatgctttgtttttgtttgtttgtttgtttttgttttttagattccacatatgagcgatctcatatggtatttttctttctctttctggcttacttcacttagaatgacattctctaggagcatccatgtttctgcaaatggcattatgttgtcggtttttatggctgagtagtattccattgtataaatataccacatcttctttatccagtcacctgttgatggacatttaggttgtttccatgttttggctattgtaaatagtgctgctatgaacattggggtgcaggtgtcatcctgaagtagatttccttctggatatatgcccaggagtgggattcctgggtcatatggtaagtctattcctagtcttttgaggaatctccacactgttttccatagtggctgcaccaaactgcattcccaccagcagtgtaggagggttcccctttctccacagcctctccagcatttgtcatttttggatttttgaatgactcTCTAAGCCAGTTTTAACTGTTTCTGCAATTTGGAACTAAAAGTATCCTTACTGTGGCAGAGTGGTGGGGAACTTTGTCAGGGCAGTatcttatcaaaatttaaaatctctatttcctTTGATCAGCAGTTCCATGGCCAGGGATATATCTCACAGAAGAACTCTCACAGTTAAGTTGTTCCACTTACAGACATGTTTGCAGTAGTGAAAGATGAGAAACAGATATTCATCATTATGGGCCCAGTTAAATAAATTAAGGTATACCCTTGAAGTTGGAGGCTAAAGGGAATTTTTCTAATTACACAGGTATTTGTCCTACATGGAAAGATGTCcaaaatatatatagtttaagGAGCAGATTGTTGCAAGTCAGTGTGTATTATGATCACCTGtgttaacacattataaataaataacaatatatTCTAGTGATGACAGATCGCTGTTGTTTCTACTCATTCGGGATCCAGTCCCTCTTTTCCTTCTAGCAATAGCATCCTGATTTCACCCCTGATGCCCTGGCTCCATCCCTAACACCAGGGTGCAGGGACACAGGACCCAGGCCTGGCAGAGCTGAGCACCGCAGCCCCCATGGTGGTGCCTGGAGAGGAACTCGTGAACCCAGTGAACCCTCATGAAACCCAATCCCGAGACTTGAGCCAGAACTACCGGATAGAGAATTTCTCTTTTCACTTGAAGCTGCAGCCGTGGGGAAgtggctggggttgggggaggcaatCACGTGATGGAGGACAGCTGTCACAGAGAATCAGAGAGCTGAGAAACTAAGAGATCCCAAGCCCTTGTGATGACGCTAGCGCCCTGGATCCGGCCATGCCTAAACATGGCTTCCGTTAGGAGTCAATAGATGCTTCCCAGCATTTTTCCCCCCTCAAGCAAGTTCAGGATGGTTTTCTTTCACATGCAACTGAAAGATTCCCGATGAATTCACAAATACATATACCTGGGGATTTTTATAAGAAACATCTGGAAGACTGTGTTTTTAGCTGTTAAGAGTGGTTGTCTCTGGAGGCTGGGATTTTACGAGAGTTAAACTTTCTAAATTATGGTTGTGCTGTCTGATCTGGAAATCTGTAGCCAGTGCGACAactgagcccttgaaatgtggccaAATGGAGATGCGCTGCATGTGCAGAATATTTAgttaaaaattaatgatttaaaaattcaatcACACATTGAAATGATACTATTTTGGATATACtgggataaataaaatacattactaAAATGAATTTGACCTATTTCTCTTCACGCCTCTAAATGTGGCTGTGAAGATTTTTCTCTACTTTGCATCTTGCATCATACTTCTGCTAGGGCTAGTATAGACAGCACACTGAAAGCCAACCTGtaaatctttgttgaatgaacatAACAAGTTTAAAACATGCTTGCAATGTGCGGTATTAACTTTGTGatcagataaagaaaataaagtttagaaATGTTTAACACACTCGCTGATAGTTGCGTGGCGACCTTGAGCGCACCGTGGTCCCTGAGGTTTTACGTTAACTGCTGGGCTGGGAGTTGGGTGGAGTGGACAAGAGTGTTGGCTTTAGAATCCCACCGGCCAGGATCTGACCCCAGCTTGCCCCTTTGTGGGAGGGGTTAACTTAACCCTCTGAGCCCTGGTGCCTTCAGTCACAAAATGGGGCGAAACACGCTTTTCTCCAATAGCTGTAGCTTGATCAAGGTGTTTGAAAGGAGAACCTCCTATTTCTCGGGCTTGAGCTACCACCAAGCCTTAAGGTGCAGTTTTCCCCCCAACTTTGTGGAGCTGAGATTGCTAGCGGTCCACCAAATCCATTCTCTCCTTCCACCCTAATGAGGTGGTACCTGAACACATCACTGGATTCCTTTTCCCAGCCTCATCCACCCTGACAGATGCCTGGAACCAAATAGGCTCTGATCTTGGGAACACTGGGCAGAGCCAAAGGCAGGGAGAGTTTACCTTGAAACCAGGGGGATTTAATGACACCTGCTTTCTGTAATATGAGAATCCGCTTTCCATCTCTTTTCCCTGTTAGGCTCCTAGAATGCTAATGATCAACTTACTTTTCCAGGCAAGAGATTAAATGAGTCCTTTCTAGAAAAACTGAGTGTCCCAAGAGAAAATACTAACAGGTGTTTGAAGGCACCCCTCCCCATGGCAGAGTTCTCCAGTTATTCAAGTCCCTCTCTTGTATGCAGAGTGACTCACTCCGCATATATGACTGAACAGCCCAGAGTCACCTGGCATCGAAGGAAATCCTTCAATGGGAGAAACGAGacaaacacatatttttaaaaacgaACCGGAGCAAAGAAGATGGAAGGAACAGGAACAAAGTTAGCTGTCCTCAGAGAGGTGGGAGCAAGCGTTGCAATCATGAAACAAGAACAGCATGTGTGAGAAATGCAATAGTTTAAGAAAAAGCTCTGGGAAATTGAAGACAGGCTAGCAGAAATAAAACCAACAGAAAGGTTAGAAGATAATGAAGAGGAAATACTCTAGAAAGTGTactgagaggttaagtgatgaaaaatggaagagaagttGAAATGACTTTAGAGGGTTAGAACAGAAGTCTAATAGTTGAGTAATCAAAATTCCAGAAAAGGCGCAAAGAAAACAGAAGGGGGACATTATCAAATAAATAACTCAAATTCATTTCTCAGAACAGAAAACCATGAGTTTCCAGATTGAAGCGGCTGCCTGAGTGTCCTTTATGGGATTTCAGAATACAggtttggaagggaaaaaaaaaaagatctacaaGTTTCCAGAGAGAAAATACCAGTCACACACAAAGGACTGGGTATCAAAAAATGGCCCTGGATACCCTCAGTAGCAACACTGAAAGCCAGATTAAGCAGTGTCT is a window of Vicugna pacos chromosome 18, VicPac4, whole genome shotgun sequence DNA encoding:
- the INTS15 gene encoding integrator complex subunit 15 isoform X2, whose protein sequence is MSDIRHSLLRRDALSAAKEVLYHLDIYFSSQLQSAPLPIVDKGPVELLEEFVFQRLNSLQELQLLEIMCNYFQEQTKDSVRQIIFSSLFSPQGNKADDSRMSLLGKLVSMAVAVCRIPVLECAASWLQRTPVVYCVRLARALVDDYCCLVPGSVQTLKQIFSASPRFCCQFITSVTALYDLASDDLIPPLDLLEMIVNWIFEDPRLILITFLNTPIAANLPVGFLELTPLTGLIRWCVKAPLAYRRKKKPSLSNGHVAPKVTKDSGGMDRDSHLLYSKLHLSVLQVLMMLQVHLTEKNLYGRLGLILFDHMVPLVEEINRLADELNPLNASQEIELSLDRLAQALQVAMASGALLCTRDDLRTLCSRLPHNNLLQLVISGPVQQSPHAALPPGFYPHIHTPPLGYGAVPAHPAAHPALPTHPGHTFISGMTFPFRPIR
- the INTS15 gene encoding integrator complex subunit 15 isoform X1, with the translated sequence MSDIRHSLLRRDALSAAKEVLYHLDIYFSSQLQSAPLPIVDKGPVELLEEFVFQVPKERGAQPKRLNSLQELQLLEIMCNYFQEQTKDSVRQIIFSSLFSPQGNKADDSRMSLLGKLVSMAVAVCRIPVLECAASWLQRTPVVYCVRLARALVDDYCCLVPGSVQTLKQIFSASPRFCCQFITSVTALYDLASDDLIPPLDLLEMIVNWIFEDPRLILITFLNTPIAANLPVGFLELTPLTGLIRWCVKAPLAYRRKKKPSLSNGHVAPKVTKDSGGMDRDSHLLYSKLHLSVLQVLMMLQVHLTEKNLYGRLGLILFDHMVPLVEEINRLADELNPLNASQEIELSLDRLAQALQVAMASGALLCTRDDLRTLCSRLPHNNLLQLVISGPVQQSPHAALPPGFYPHIHTPPLGYGAVPAHPAAHPALPTHPGHTFISGMTFPFRPIR